CCCTTAAAACGGTTTAAAAGTTATTTGACGCCGGAAGGAAGTGTAGATATTGGCACCCTGCTTAATGATGGCGAACAAATTGTTGAAGAGAAAATCAAACAATTAAATGCATCATTTCGCTTCTTAGAGGCGATGTCACAGCATATAAAACGTGCTAATGGATTAAAAGCCAGTATGGAGGAACGCTTAGAACATTTTCAGAAGCGTTGTTTTTTGACCGTTGATTGGAATGGAGATATTTTGGACTACAAAGAAATAAGTGCAAAATATTCCCAACTGTATAGGCAATGTAAAGCCTTAGATATAACGGATAAATTCAATCAAGGTGTGATTTTTTTCAACAAAAACGGACAGGTTGTTTCTAAGATTTTTATTGAGGTCCCCTCACCGCTTCCAGATGTTGATAATGCACTATATGTAGAGGAGGGGGATTATCTGTGTAAAGCGGTGAAAGAGGCAGAGCTTCTGTCGGTGTTAGAGCAAAGATTTGTAGGTACTCTTATCGTTAAAGAGCTTTTTGACTTAAAACTAGAACCTCAAGCAGGTATTGTTGAGGTTGAAAGAAGGGCTTATTATTAGACAGCAATATACCTACGTGTAATAATTAATATCACATAAAGGAGGAGTAAGACGTGATAAAAAATAAGGAATTAACAAAGCGATTCATTATAGGTGCTATTATTATAGTTGCGGTACTTGTCATACTCATGATGTACTTAAAAAATGATGCAAAAGACTATGCAAAAGATTATGCAGAAGAATTTCTTGAGATAATGACGAACCCACAGGAACTGGAATCGACAAAATATTATCGTGACCTATTTGATTCCGAAGGAATGGGCGATTATGGTTTTGAAGAATATGGTGCTGCCATGAAAAAAGACTATGGCGTTCTTATGACAGATAGGGGATTTGAAGATGCTGTAGCAAACCGCAATATACCTTGGAAGGTCTTGGTACAAGATCAAGAAGACTATGACGTAATAATTGATTCGATTGATTTAAAAAAGATGAAAGATTATGCGGATGGAAGAGTGTATTATAGCTATTTAATCTCAATGCGCATCGAGCTTCCTAGTGGAGACAATGAAGCGATGACTGTGTCAGGAGATATTGTAATGATGAAAGAAGGCTCAGGTTGGCTAGTTGATGTTTTTAGATGGAACGCAGACTATCAAGAACTGTATAAGTTAGTAAATCCTATTCAGTAAGATTTTTGCGTTATATTTTATTTGTGCTATAATACGGTATCAAAAGGATTAAGAAAATATAAGGCTCGGGGAGCGACAAATAACGGAGGAAACATTGAAGCGTGAATTAGAACATAATCTGACGACGGGAAGCATTGGAAAATCATTGGTGGTTTTTAGTTTGCCGATGATATTAGGTAATCTTATTCAACAGTTATATAATGTAGCAGATACCTTGATTGTAGGGAAAAAAATTGGACCTACTGCTCTTTCGGCAGTAGGTTCTTCATATGCCCTGATGGTCCTTTTGACATCGATTGTTTTGGGGCTTTGTATGGGAAGTGGAGTTGTCTTTGCCCAGCTTTATGGAGCAAAAAAACTAGAAGCCATGAAAATAAGTGTTTTTAACGCCTTTGTTTTTGTAGCTATTTCGTCCCTTATCATCAATCTTTTGTCCTACGTATTGTTAGAGCAATTTATTATATGGCTAAATATTCCAAAGCAAGCGGTTGAGATGACACGCCAATATCTGACCATTATTCTTGGTGGAATGTTTTTTGTGACAATCTACAATTTCATAGCAGCAATTTTTCGAAGCATTGGAAATACGATTATGCCACTGATTTTTCTTGGAGTGGCTGCGTTGACAAATATAGCGTTGGATATTGTATTTGTTATCTTTTTGAATATGGGTGTTGCAGGTGCTGCTTGGGCGACATTTATAGCTCAGGCATTATCTGCTTTGTGTATTTCTATTTATTTTTTGATGAAAGCGCGATATCTATGCCCAAATAGAAGGCACATGCATCTTGAACGAAGTATCATGCGAAGTGTCATTGATTATTCTGCACTCACAGCGATTCAACAATCGATTATGAATTTTGGCATTTTAATGGTTCAAGGTCTTGTCAATAGTTTTGGATTTTATGCCAGTGCAGCTTTTGCGGTGGTTGTAAAGATTGATGCTTTTGCCTATATGCCAGCTCAAGATTTTGGGAATGCCTTTGCAACATATGTAGCTCAAAATTATGGTGCAGAGCGGTTTGACCGAATAAAAAAAGGCGTTCTGGCAACACTTAAGATATCCGCAAGCTTTTGCTTAATGAGCTCACTTATCGTTGTTGTTTTTGCCAGAGAATTTATGTTGATTTTTGTCCAGCCAGAGCAAACGCAAATTATTGAGATAGGGGTAGATTATCTACGAATTGTCGGAGCGTCGTATATTGGAATTGGTGTGCTGTTTTTGCTCTATGGGCTGTATAGGGGACTTGGAAAGACACAAATGTCCATTGTGCTGACGATTATTTCATTAGGTTCGCGGGTTGCACTTGCCTATCTGTTATCATCTTTTCCTGGGATTGGCATGGCAGGAATATGGGTTGCAGTTCCTATTGGATGGATGCTTGCAGATGCATTTGGGATATGGCATTACAGAAAATACGCACAGGAGATGCTTCGAATTTAAGGCTATGCAAACGGGAGTTAGTCTAGAAAAAAATAGATATTCTATATTGACATTAGGTCGGTACTAAGGTTTATAATTTGCTTATCAATGTTAATAAACTCTATTAAATAGGTGGTGAATTATATGCATGTGTTACAGGAAATAGAAATAAGAAGATTTAAGGAAAAAGATGCGCAAAGTGTTTGTGAAATTTTTCTGCATGCCTTTAAAAGCAAATTGATGACGTTAACAAGCTTGAGTGATGAGAAGCTTCTGGAATTTTTAATTGACGTCAATTTTGCAGACCAAATTAATCATGAAGGTTTTTTTGTAGCTACAAAAGATGATGATGTGCTTGGTGTTATTAATATACAGTGGAAAAATCATCCGATTGAATCCAAAAAAATTAATATATCCACCTTAAGCCTTATAGAAAAGTATGGTTTGCTTAATTTGGTGAAGTGTATTATCGGAGCTACACTGTTAACCAAAAAACAAAGGCAAGATGAAGGCTATATTGATTTTGTGGGGGTGCACCCTAAGGCACGCAAGATGGGAATAGGAACAAAATTGATAAACCATTGTAAAGAATTTTGTAGCAACGATTTGAAGTTAAGCAAATGTACATTATATGTAGCAAGTTCAAACACAAAAGCTATTGCATTATACAAGAGACTTGGATTCGAAGGGGTAAATACAACAAAAAGTTTTTTGAGTAAATATCTTTTTAATGAAAAAGAGTTAATCTTTATGTGTGCAAACATAGAAAAGGCCTACTTTAGTATTCAGTCTTGAAGCACAAGAGAACGAGATGAAGCATCTTTGTTATGAGTTAATATTTGGATTTCGTAGTATATTTGACCATTATTAAAAATAGAAAGCAAAGAGCTTTCAGATATGATTAATTTACCTCTAGTTGAAATCTTATTATCGTTAATATAATTCAAAAAACTAAGAACTTGGCTTTGTACATGTGTATAATCATCGGCAAAAAAACCGAAACATAGATATTGTCCGGCTTCTAAGAGATAATCAGCGACACTGGGCTTAAGGAAGGTTGTACATACATGGAGAGAATCGTCATCACAAATGTATGTAATATCCGTATCAAAAAGGGTGGGATTTTTTATTTTTTCCAAGGCGTTGTCATAAAAAGTCTTTGTTGAAACAAAATCTGCTTGATTGACGTGATAAATTAGTTTCATAAAACGTTCATTTAAGTCGTTGATGCGGTACTTTTCTAAGGAGCTTTCCAAAGCCGAGATTTTATCCAAAACTTCAAGGCTAAGATTTTTAAGATGAACGAGATGATCTATTTGTTTGTTGATATCGAATAGGTTTTCTTGCATCATATGCACATATTCTTGATGGGAATAATCCTTGAGAGATTTTCTAATTTGGCTTACAGGTATGTTAAATTTTCTAAGAAGTAAAATATGCTCTAATTGATATACTTGCTTTATATCATATAGCCTATACCCGTTTTCATCGATTATATTTGGGCTAAATATTTTCTTTTCTTCAAAATATCTGATTTGATGTGTTGATATATTCAATAGTTTAGCTAATTCTCCAATTGTTATAAGCGTTCTTATAGCATAACACCTCACTTTCTTACTCTTCTTGAAGAGAACCTTAATCTTCGTGATTATATTCCTGTTACTTTTTATAATAAATACTATGCTTCCACTGGTAGACCCAGAGAGCATGGGCTTTTATCCATGTTATAGGCTTTGATTCTTTAACGTATTTTTTCCATTACTGAAGATACCCTTTTACTAACTTTCCTTAAGTTCTCAAAGGAACTTAGAGACTTTTGTGGTTTTTCTCGTGTTCCTGATGCCTCTAGGCTTACTCGTTTCAAACAAGATTTTCTTTCTGAAATACAAACTTTTTTTGACCATCTTGTGGATATCACAGAACCTATCTGTCAAAAGATTGATCCTAATAAAACCGCCATGACTATTTTTGATACTTCTGGTATTGAAGCATTTGTTTCTGAAAATAATCCAAAGTATGCTAATAAGATTATTAAACAGCTTAAGGCTTATAAAAAAACTAAAAAACTGGATGCTTCTTATGATCCCAACAAGGCAGCTTATGGTTCTATGCCAACGCATGCATCTTCTAATGATGTAATCAAGCAACTTTATATTAATGGACATTTTTGTTACTTAATGATTTAAAATTCGAAAAGGCTTTTATACCATTAAATGCACGTTCAAAGTTATCTTATCCTGACTGCTCTATTAATAGCGAGGGTATTCCTACATGCCCTTATGATAATACACTTCCAATGAAACATGAAGGCATTGCCAAACGCAAAACTCAGAATGAAAAAACATTACATGCCGATTTACTTCTCACAGGGATTACTCAATTATTAACCGTTGTTTTGGCTGACAAGATCAATAAACACCAATATATAAGGAGCGTAAAACCATTAATTGCTTAAACACATAACACTTACTTTTAAAATATGACGATTCTTCAATTGGTGAAGTCTGGTCTTTTTTTATTTTGAAGTTTCGCAATTACCTATCATTCTATTATAACATGAATAGGCCTTTTTTCTTTTAAACTGTGGAGGAAAGTTGTGGTATAATTATATAAAAGAGCGGAATATGCAAGAGGATTACTTAAGATTTTACTAACGAATCCTAAGATTTTATATGTTCATTACAACGAAAAACAATTAATATTGTAATTAGTGAATTTTTTAACGTTGCATATAGAACATGAATAGTGTGAGGATAGTGTTATGTATAAGGTTTTTTTACTTGATGATGATGAACTAATTCTACAAGAGTTACTTGAAAGGGTTCCATGGATGGATAACGGTTTTGAGGTTATCGGTTATGAGAGCAATCCCGTTCAGGCGTTGCGGCGTATACCACAGCTGTGCCCGGATGTTATTTTTAGTGATCTAAAAATGCCGGATATTGATGGGCATGCCTTTATGAAATCGTTGATTGATTCGAATTTGCAGTTTGAATTTGTTATGTTAAGTGCGTATGGTACTTTTGATGATGCGCGAACTTTTTTCAACCATTCCGGCTTCGACTATATTTTAAAACCAGTACAGATAGAGGAGCTGCAATTAGTTTTAGAAAGGCTAGCCAATAAACTCTCCAAAAAACGGGCATTTTCGCCCAATACATCAAAAGAAAACATCACTCCTGCATTTCTTGAGCTCACAGACTATCTAGAGAATAATTTTCAAGAAAAATTTTCATTAAATAAGCTTTCAAAGCAATTTGCACTGAGCCCAGGCTATATATGTAATCTTTTTTCAAAATATTATAATACGACGTTGACCTGTTTTCTTACAAATCTAAGAATGAAGCATGCAGCTTCACTCATTCTTCAAAGTAATCTTTCGTTTAAGGAAATAGCTATTGAATGTGGCTATGTTGACTACTATTATTTTAATAAGGTGTTTAAAGACTACTATGGAATGGCGCCAAGTAAATATATTCAACAAGATTAATATAAAAAATTATCCCGAATACAATCTATGATAGGAATGGATAGAGTCAATGGATGTTAAAAAAAAGCACAAAAAGATTGGTTTTTTAACGCTACTTCTATTAATTAGTGTACTCATTATGGTTTTTGTAGTTGAAAGACAGGCAATGAAGGCTGGGACGGATAAAAAAGTCATCACCATTGCTATTGTTCAAGATGATCGTGTACAAGATTATACGACGAATTATTATACAAACTGGCTTGAAGCGCAGACAAATTGCTCAATTGAATTTGAGTATATTCCCCATGGATACAAAAAAGAATATATAAAGGCATTGCTTACAGCAGAGCCGGGAAAAATTGATGTTGTGATTTTACCTCAAGATCAATCTATAGTCACGAATGAAGAGTTTTTAAGTTATGTGAGCAAAGGGCTAGTCTATAACCTAAATAGCTTGACCCATGACAAGACAAACTACTATAGTATTTTAAATCATCCGGGGCATCCTGGACTCAAAGAGAGCCTATTGATTGATGAGCAGCTGTATTATTTTCCTAATGCAAAAACGTCAAGAACCAGTAAGAACTTTCAGACATTTTGGATAAATGTCAAATGGTTAAAAGCCTTGGGGCTTGAAATTCCTACAACCACAAAAGAACTATATGAAGTGCTAAAAGCCTTTCATGATAGGGATCCTAACGGTAACGGTATTAGGGATGAACTGCCGCTAGTTGGATGTGAGGCCGACTACGCCCTTCAAAGCTATAACTTTCTTCTCAATGCTTTCGCGTACAACGATCCAGTTAATTTACGATTTGTAAAAAAAGATAGCGTGTCCATTTATTCTCCGACAACCGATGAGTTTCGTGAGGGATTAAAGTATTGCCATAAGCTATATTCAGAAAACTTATTGGCAGAGATTAGTTTTTCTTTTTCTCAGAATCAAATATTAGAAACGGTGTGCTCGCCGCAAGATCTTGTGGGAGCCTTTGCTAGTCAGAGTATCGTTGATAATATATATGCCAATGCACCGTCAATTTTATCGTGCTACGTCCAAGTGCCACCGTTAATAGGACCCAATGGATATCAAAATGCCATATATACGATGCCAAAACCTTCGATTGGAGCATTTATTCCGGCAAATGCTAAGAAGCCTGTGGAAGCTTTTAAAGTCCTAGATGCTATGATTTCAGAAGAAGGCGCATTAATTGGAGCTTTTGGCGAGTATGATGTCGACTGGACATTTTCCCTTGGGGAAGACCTCTCACTTTATGGAAATAAAGCAGAAATTGTGACGTTAAATTATCTTAAGAGTAAAACTCAAAATAAAAATTATGCAGGGGCAGGCGTTCGCTATGTTGATGCCACGTATATAGACGGAGTAGCTTGGAATGGGGATAATTCCTTGGTAGAATTTTTGGATGCACGTGCGGTAAAAGTCTATGAGCCCTTTTATAACAGAGGACTCCAAGAAGACATACGTTATATATCCGCCCAAGTGGATGAACCTGTGGAATTAGCCAGATATACTGATGAGATGATAACAAAATTTATTACCGGAGAATGTGATATATATTCCAAGGACCAGTGGAAAGCTTTTGTTGAGCGTAGTAACGAGCTGATGGGAGGATAATGGAGTGAAGATAAAAAACATAGGTATAGCGACATTGATTTGCACGGCATTATCCGTTTTGTTAATTGCATGTACAAGCA
This sequence is a window from Vallitaleaceae bacterium 9-2. Protein-coding genes within it:
- a CDS encoding helix-turn-helix domain-containing protein — its product is MKNYLSIGEVSKIKKVSVKSLRYYGKLGILPPAYVNPETGYRYYSSDQLIIVDLISICIDFGIPLKRFKSYLTPEGSVDIGTLLNDGEQIVEEKIKQLNASFRFLEAMSQHIKRANGLKASMEERLEHFQKRCFLTVDWNGDILDYKEISAKYSQLYRQCKALDITDKFNQGVIFFNKNGQVVSKIFIEVPSPLPDVDNALYVEEGDYLCKAVKEAELLSVLEQRFVGTLIVKELFDLKLEPQAGIVEVERRAYY
- a CDS encoding MATE family efflux transporter: MILGNLIQQLYNVADTLIVGKKIGPTALSAVGSSYALMVLLTSIVLGLCMGSGVVFAQLYGAKKLEAMKISVFNAFVFVAISSLIINLLSYVLLEQFIIWLNIPKQAVEMTRQYLTIILGGMFFVTIYNFIAAIFRSIGNTIMPLIFLGVAALTNIALDIVFVIFLNMGVAGAAWATFIAQALSALCISIYFLMKARYLCPNRRHMHLERSIMRSVIDYSALTAIQQSIMNFGILMVQGLVNSFGFYASAAFAVVVKIDAFAYMPAQDFGNAFATYVAQNYGAERFDRIKKGVLATLKISASFCLMSSLIVVVFAREFMLIFVQPEQTQIIEIGVDYLRIVGASYIGIGVLFLLYGLYRGLGKTQMSIVLTIISLGSRVALAYLLSSFPGIGMAGIWVAVPIGWMLADAFGIWHYRKYAQEMLRI
- a CDS encoding N-acetyltransferase, with the protein product MHVLQEIEIRRFKEKDAQSVCEIFLHAFKSKLMTLTSLSDEKLLEFLIDVNFADQINHEGFFVATKDDDVLGVINIQWKNHPIESKKINISTLSLIEKYGLLNLVKCIIGATLLTKKQRQDEGYIDFVGVHPKARKMGIGTKLINHCKEFCSNDLKLSKCTLYVASSNTKAIALYKRLGFEGVNTTKSFLSKYLFNEKELIFMCANIEKAYFSIQS
- a CDS encoding MerR family transcriptional regulator yields the protein MNISTHQIRYFEEKKIFSPNIIDENGYRLYDIKQVYQLEHILLLRKFNIPVSQIRKSLKDYSHQEYVHMMQENLFDINKQIDHLVHLKNLSLEVLDKISALESSLEKYRINDLNERFMKLIYHVNQADFVSTKTFYDNALEKIKNPTLFDTDITYICDDDSLHVCTTFLKPSVADYLLEAGQYLCFGFFADDYTHVQSQVLSFLNYINDNKISTRGKLIISESSLLSIFNNGQIYYEIQILTHNKDASSRSLVLQD
- a CDS encoding helix-turn-helix domain-containing protein; this encodes MYKVFLLDDDELILQELLERVPWMDNGFEVIGYESNPVQALRRIPQLCPDVIFSDLKMPDIDGHAFMKSLIDSNLQFEFVMLSAYGTFDDARTFFNHSGFDYILKPVQIEELQLVLERLANKLSKKRAFSPNTSKENITPAFLELTDYLENNFQEKFSLNKLSKQFALSPGYICNLFSKYYNTTLTCFLTNLRMKHAASLILQSNLSFKEIAIECGYVDYYYFNKVFKDYYGMAPSKYIQQD